The following are encoded together in the Thermodesulfobium sp. 4217-1 genome:
- a CDS encoding ATP-dependent helicase, whose product MCILDSNLNEEQKRAVYSDNRALLIVAGAGTGKTRVLTTRAARLLKENPEERYLLLTFTKKAAMEMTTRVRELIEEDTKNRLYSGTFHSFCSNIIRRRASKMDLSSDFVIIDESDAMDLMKKTFSKIYSKETLDSLIFKPKDILSVYSYSRNNNQDFIENIQRRYKYVNFEDIKKIISMYELNKKERNYLDFDDLLMYGLLAIKTLDKSPFDEVLVDEFQDTNQIQAEMLYHFYDLGSRVSAVGDDAQSIYSFRGAYYENMSNFIRRLDAEKIILSSNYRSTQSILNIANSVIQSSYNSIKKELIANVALKKNVKPQLIIVADDWEEARYVARQMQKYKEEGLRVAALYRAAYIGRNLESQLNSMGIGYSFYGGQKLTESAHAKDFMSFLRVFMNVKDEIALIRVLRMFPGVGEKKAEKIKDAVISGSNLKDLLAKEKNLADLNIFFDKLAEITDWHNVLEVVFDFYKDIMIRLYPENYEDREIDLIKFMDMSSNYDNLVEYLEAFTLDPVDKTEFGNSDVILSTVHSAKGLEFDVVFLLSVIESVYPHFRAQSTDEIEEERRLFYVAITRAKQRLIFTFPRHSKKNKGYFAKNTISPFLKEQDNYLEVSIAR is encoded by the coding sequence GTGTGTATTTTGGATTCAAACTTAAACGAGGAACAAAAAAGGGCTGTTTATTCAGATAACAGGGCGCTTTTGATAGTAGCTGGCGCTGGAACGGGCAAGACCAGGGTGCTAACAACGAGGGCTGCCAGACTTTTAAAAGAAAATCCAGAAGAGAGATATCTTCTTTTGACTTTTACCAAAAAGGCAGCAATGGAAATGACCACAAGAGTTAGGGAATTGATAGAAGAGGACACAAAAAATAGACTTTACTCTGGCACATTTCATTCTTTTTGTTCAAATATAATCAGAAGAAGGGCTTCAAAGATGGATTTATCGAGTGATTTCGTAATTATTGATGAATCAGATGCTATGGATTTGATGAAAAAGACATTCTCCAAAATATATAGCAAAGAAACACTTGATTCTCTTATATTTAAGCCAAAGGATATCTTGTCAGTTTATTCTTATTCGCGAAACAACAATCAAGATTTCATCGAAAATATTCAGAGGAGATATAAATATGTAAATTTTGAGGACATTAAAAAGATTATAAGTATGTATGAATTAAATAAAAAAGAGAGAAATTATCTGGACTTTGACGATCTTCTAATGTACGGGTTGCTTGCAATCAAGACCCTTGACAAAAGCCCATTTGACGAGGTTTTGGTGGATGAATTTCAGGATACAAACCAAATTCAAGCTGAGATGCTGTATCACTTTTATGATTTGGGATCAAGGGTTAGCGCGGTAGGCGATGACGCTCAGAGCATATATTCTTTCAGGGGCGCTTATTATGAAAATATGTCAAATTTTATAAGAAGGCTTGACGCAGAAAAGATAATTCTTTCATCTAACTATAGATCAACGCAGTCAATCTTAAACATTGCAAATTCTGTAATACAGTCTTCCTATAACTCTATTAAAAAAGAATTGATTGCTAATGTGGCACTAAAAAAGAACGTTAAACCACAGTTGATAATTGTAGCCGATGATTGGGAAGAGGCAAGGTATGTGGCTAGGCAGATGCAAAAATATAAGGAAGAGGGTTTAAGGGTGGCCGCTCTATACAGGGCTGCATATATTGGCAGAAACCTTGAGAGCCAGCTTAACTCGATGGGTATAGGATACTCATTTTATGGCGGGCAGAAGCTTACCGAGAGTGCCCATGCGAAAGACTTTATGTCATTCTTAAGAGTTTTTATGAACGTAAAGGATGAAATTGCATTGATTAGAGTACTAAGAATGTTTCCTGGCGTTGGTGAGAAAAAGGCAGAGAAGATTAAGGATGCTGTGATTTCAGGGAGTAATTTAAAGGACTTATTGGCCAAAGAGAAAAATCTGGCCGACTTGAATATTTTTTTCGATAAACTTGCAGAAATTACTGATTGGCATAATGTCCTTGAAGTGGTATTTGATTTTTATAAAGATATAATGATCAGACTTTATCCTGAAAATTACGAGGATAGAGAGATAGACCTGATTAAATTTATGGATATGAGCTCAAATTATGACAATTTAGTAGAGTATCTTGAAGCCTTTACCCTTGATCCTGTTGACAAGACTGAATTTGGCAATAGTGACGTGATATTGAGCACTGTGCATTCGGCAAAGGGGCTGGAATTCGATGTGGTATTTTTATTGTCTGTCATTGAGAGCGTGTATCCACACTTTAGGGCTCAATCAACTGATGAAATAGAAGAAGAGAGAAGGCTGTTTTACGTGGCAATTACGCGAGCGAAGCAAAGACTTATATTTACTTTTCCAAGACATTCAAAGAAAAACAAGGGCTATTTTGCAAAGAATACTATCTCGCCCTTTTTAAAAGAACAGGACAACTATCTGGAAGTTTCTATCGCAAGATAA
- a CDS encoding virulence RhuM family protein, giving the protein MKQEDKIILYTTDSGNVTVSVRFEDENFWMTQKAIAELFDVQVPAIAKHLKNIYDEEELTREATVSKKEIVQIEGDREVSRLVDFYNLDAIIAVGYRVNSKKATRFRQWATKTLHEYIQKGFVLNDELLKNGKPFGKDYFDELLERIREIRASERRAYQKIADVFEQCSYDYDKNSNLTREFYAFVQKKLHYAITGKTAAELIAERVSLEHPTMGLTNWKSAPDGKILKRDVSVAKNYLNEKELSQLNRIVTMFIDYAELMAEDGVPMSMADWLRETDNFLLNNRRKVLEGKGAISHEDAVKKAEYIYDQFRVQQDRGYISQFDKEMAKYLKGETDNSK; this is encoded by the coding sequence ATGAAACAAGAAGATAAAATCATTTTGTACACTACAGATAGCGGTAATGTGACCGTTTCGGTGCGCTTTGAAGACGAAAACTTTTGGATGACGCAAAAGGCCATTGCGGAGCTGTTTGACGTGCAGGTGCCAGCGATAGCAAAACACTTGAAAAACATCTACGATGAGGAAGAATTGACTCGTGAAGCAACTGTTTCCAAAAAGGAAATAGTTCAAATTGAAGGTGACCGCGAGGTTTCCAGATTGGTGGACTTTTATAATCTTGATGCGATTATCGCGGTTGGATATCGCGTTAATTCAAAAAAAGCGACACGTTTCCGCCAATGGGCAACCAAAACTCTGCACGAATATATTCAAAAGGGTTTCGTTTTAAATGATGAATTACTGAAAAATGGCAAGCCATTTGGCAAGGACTATTTTGATGAGTTGCTGGAACGCATTCGCGAGATTCGCGCCAGCGAGAGAAGAGCTTATCAGAAAATTGCAGATGTATTTGAGCAATGCAGTTATGATTATGACAAGAATAGCAACTTAACAAGAGAGTTTTATGCTTTTGTGCAGAAAAAACTCCATTATGCCATAACTGGAAAGACTGCTGCCGAGCTGATAGCCGAGCGAGTTAGTCTTGAACATCCTACTATGGGACTGACAAACTGGAAGTCTGCTCCTGATGGCAAAATCTTAAAGCGGGATGTGAGTGTGGCAAAAAATTATCTCAACGAAAAGGAACTTTCACAATTAAACCGTATTGTGACTATGTTCATAGATTATGCTGAATTAATGGCAGAGGATGGAGTTCCAATGAGTATGGCGGACTGGCTGCGCGAAACTGATAATTTTCTTCTGAATAATCGCCGAAAAGTCCTTGAAGGCAAAGGCGCTATTTCTCATGAAGATGCTGTAAAAAAGGCTGAATATATTTACGATCAATTCCGAGTTCAGCAAGATAGGGGCTACATTTCGCAATTCGACAAAGAGATGGCAAAATATTTAAAGGGTGAAACAGATAATAGCAAATGA
- a CDS encoding alpha/beta hydrolase: protein MKRLAVSIFLILFILMSKSAYANQEFYDLISNTYTRYTNTESSMIAYKVLGEKNKKTIVMLEPFSSSMNSWDDSLVMNLIQNFRLIFIDYPGIGQSRFLSNNEPDISELAQAVKNVLKNEKIKSANILGYSLGGFVAQQFARMYPDMVDSLILISTDAGGPNAIKPQGYVVDALFNPLPDLEKQGERVMKVLFPKDEVDNYKIKMALIYQRSSPDITPRVFNYEKQIVSAWYLSDANQKELKGKDFKTLILSSDQDLVVPPENASILHKILPNSKLTIFKGAGHALIYQMPSQVALSIRKFLE from the coding sequence ATGAAGCGATTAGCAGTTTCAATTTTTCTAATACTATTTATCTTGATGTCAAAAAGCGCCTATGCAAACCAAGAGTTTTACGATCTAATTAGTAACACATACACAAGATACACAAATACTGAGTCTTCGATGATAGCCTACAAAGTTTTAGGCGAAAAAAATAAAAAGACCATCGTAATGCTGGAGCCCTTTTCAAGCAGCATGAACAGTTGGGATGATTCATTGGTTATGAACCTGATACAAAATTTCAGACTCATTTTTATAGATTATCCGGGCATCGGACAGTCAAGATTTCTTTCAAACAATGAGCCAGATATAAGCGAATTGGCACAAGCCGTAAAAAATGTCTTAAAGAATGAGAAGATAAAGAGCGCAAATATTCTTGGATACTCGTTGGGGGGATTTGTAGCACAACAATTTGCAAGGATGTATCCCGATATGGTAGATTCCCTTATATTGATTAGCACCGATGCAGGAGGACCTAACGCTATAAAGCCTCAAGGCTATGTAGTAGATGCTCTTTTCAATCCATTGCCAGACTTAGAAAAGCAAGGCGAAAGGGTTATGAAGGTGCTTTTCCCAAAAGATGAAGTTGACAATTACAAAATTAAGATGGCGCTCATATATCAGAGATCTTCTCCAGACATTACCCCACGAGTTTTTAACTACGAGAAACAAATTGTATCTGCGTGGTATCTTAGCGATGCCAACCAAAAAGAGCTTAAGGGCAAAGATTTTAAAACTCTTATACTCTCATCCGATCAAGACCTGGTAGTCCCACCCGAAAACGCATCAATACTTCACAAGATTTTGCCAAATTCAAAATTAACGATATTCAAGGGCGCAGGTCACGCTCTTATCTATCAGATGCCTTCACAAGTAGCACTATCTATTAGAAAATTCCTTGAATAA
- the metE gene encoding 5-methyltetrahydropteroyltriglutamate--homocysteine S-methyltransferase codes for MLKSSVVGYPRIGEKRELKVLLENFWQGKIDESEFLSKYHELELSRCKLQSEFGIDLIPVGDMSMYDHVLDTAYMFGAIPKRFGRANGLDLSVYFSMARGSKDATAMEMTKWFDTNYHYLVPEIDDEQTFHLNYSFVLESFKRAKEIGLNTKPVILGGFTFLKLSKSYSPKRFKDLLLKLAPLYVELIQKLEKEGAEYVQIDEPYLVHGLSTDEIKIFREFYFNILPYLNCKTILQTYFEGVPEIEMLYELPFKGFGLDFCKSEENLNKILETNFPENKFLVAGILNGRSIWKSDLSKAVKLVEKISKKISLDNIILSTSCSLMHIPASDKNSENFPEELTKRLSFAKDRLEELYILKEFLNKNSAFEDKINQSHSIWEKTPESFFIQDVHNKVKNLKKEDFIRKEPFEERYKAQMEMLALETFPTTTIGSFPQTKELRAQRAAFKSGAISKEEYTSYIKSLIEDLIKKQEELGLDVFVHGEFERTDMVEFFGEKLQGFTTSKFAWVQSYGSRCVRPPIIYGDIKRNAPMTLDEVIYAQSLTKKPVKGMLTGPVTILNWSFVREDIPREEVAYQIALALAEEILDLEKNGIKIIQIDEPAYREGLPLREENKKHYIEWAIKSFRLTNSNVKKDTQVHTHMCYSEFNEMIEAIYAMDSDVISIEASRSKGDILEVFEKFKYDHGIGLGTYDIHSPRVPSVSEILEILERSIKVIDKKLIWVNPDCGLKTRGWEETIPSLKNMVEAAKLIRERNK; via the coding sequence TTGTTAAAATCTAGTGTTGTAGGATACCCAAGAATTGGTGAGAAAAGAGAGCTAAAAGTTCTTCTTGAAAACTTTTGGCAAGGCAAAATCGATGAGAGTGAATTCTTGTCAAAATACCATGAGCTTGAACTCTCAAGGTGTAAACTGCAATCAGAATTTGGCATAGATCTAATACCAGTCGGAGATATGTCAATGTACGACCACGTGCTCGATACAGCTTATATGTTCGGGGCTATTCCAAAGAGATTCGGTAGAGCAAATGGTCTTGATCTATCAGTTTATTTTTCTATGGCAAGAGGATCAAAAGACGCTACAGCAATGGAGATGACAAAGTGGTTTGACACAAACTACCATTATCTTGTTCCAGAGATAGATGACGAACAAACTTTTCATCTAAATTATTCTTTTGTATTGGAATCCTTTAAAAGGGCCAAGGAAATAGGGCTTAATACGAAACCTGTAATCTTAGGCGGTTTTACATTTCTAAAGCTGTCAAAATCCTATTCTCCAAAAAGGTTTAAAGACCTTTTGCTAAAACTTGCACCTCTGTACGTAGAACTTATCCAGAAGCTTGAAAAGGAAGGCGCTGAATACGTCCAAATTGACGAGCCATATCTAGTACATGGACTCTCGACTGATGAAATCAAAATATTTAGAGAATTTTATTTTAATATCTTGCCTTATTTAAATTGCAAAACTATTTTACAAACATATTTCGAGGGCGTACCTGAAATAGAGATGCTTTACGAATTGCCATTTAAGGGCTTTGGGCTTGATTTTTGTAAGTCGGAAGAAAACCTAAACAAGATTTTAGAAACAAATTTTCCTGAAAACAAGTTCTTGGTAGCAGGCATATTAAATGGAAGAAGTATATGGAAATCAGATCTTAGCAAGGCTGTCAAACTTGTCGAAAAGATTTCTAAAAAGATTTCTTTGGACAACATCATACTTTCTACCAGTTGCTCCTTGATGCACATTCCAGCCTCTGACAAAAATTCTGAAAATTTTCCTGAAGAGCTAACCAAAAGGCTTTCTTTTGCAAAAGATAGGCTTGAAGAATTGTACATATTAAAGGAATTTTTAAATAAAAACAGCGCTTTTGAAGATAAGATAAATCAATCACATTCAATATGGGAAAAAACTCCAGAATCATTCTTTATACAAGATGTCCATAATAAAGTAAAAAACCTGAAAAAGGAAGACTTCATAAGGAAAGAGCCGTTTGAAGAAAGATATAAGGCTCAAATGGAAATGCTCGCACTTGAAACATTCCCAACTACCACAATAGGCAGCTTCCCACAAACAAAAGAATTAAGGGCCCAGAGAGCAGCCTTTAAATCTGGTGCAATTTCTAAAGAAGAGTACACTTCATACATCAAGAGCCTTATAGAAGATCTAATTAAGAAGCAAGAGGAACTCGGTCTTGACGTATTCGTTCACGGTGAATTCGAAAGAACAGATATGGTAGAGTTTTTTGGAGAAAAGCTTCAGGGCTTTACCACGTCAAAGTTCGCCTGGGTGCAATCTTATGGTTCAAGGTGTGTAAGACCGCCAATCATTTATGGGGACATAAAGAGAAATGCGCCTATGACATTAGACGAGGTAATATATGCTCAATCTCTTACCAAAAAACCAGTAAAGGGCATGCTCACTGGTCCAGTTACAATACTTAACTGGTCTTTTGTTAGAGAGGATATCCCAAGAGAAGAAGTAGCCTATCAGATAGCACTTGCACTTGCAGAAGAAATTTTAGATCTCGAAAAGAATGGCATAAAAATCATACAGATTGATGAGCCAGCTTACAGAGAAGGCCTGCCGCTAAGAGAAGAAAATAAAAAACACTACATTGAGTGGGCCATAAAGTCATTTAGGTTGACAAACAGCAACGTTAAAAAGGATACTCAAGTGCACACTCATATGTGCTATTCCGAGTTCAACGAAATGATCGAAGCCATTTACGCTATGGACTCAGATGTCATATCCATAGAGGCATCCAGAAGTAAAGGCGACATCCTGGAAGTATTTGAGAAGTTCAAATACGATCATGGAATTGGGCTGGGCACTTATGATATTCACAGCCCAAGGGTGCCATCCGTTTCTGAAATTCTTGAAATCCTGGAAAGATCGATCAAAGTCATTGACAAAAAACTTATCTGGGTCAATCCAGACTGCGGTTTAAAAACAAGAGGTTGGGAAGAAACCATACCTTCGCTGAAAAATATGGTTGAAGCTGCAAAACTTATTAGAGAAAGAAATAAGTAA
- a CDS encoding 5'-nucleotidase C-terminal domain-containing protein has protein sequence MKTILTIVFILCLTLPFTQVVSANEDSESGDITILFIGSFINDLFPFENNSLKNNDAKSALLANMIEVARSENPNNTILISTGDIFNRSFLTRYFREKPVIEFMNYLKFDTMTLGFSEVMSNTYEISSYLKQLSFPVISINNERLKNMLGLSAYTFVERGGLKIAIIGISNPEKVAELIPGNLIQPYIDDARKDGADLVTLLSSIPVNLEEISGADIAIMNGYKDFPEGYKVVNKIISAKSGGFLGELKINVEKEDNGFKVDKVSDYSKSLSLEDNPQYDKYVLDMIKNYQSTLEKDMSKTIGETSTDIVNEGRKYGESNAGDMICDAMKEYSNSQIALFDTRSIGSFTIPKGQITLRQIYYDILPFSRVIIVKNLTGKQILDIIGHSKKLQVSGIKVIYNSKSPEDQRVEGVYIGDKPIEKDFVYRVAINDFIAYTNDLYSVTDEEDGIDGESAREVLARYIRKHSPISPRIEGRIILL, from the coding sequence ATGAAAACAATTTTAACGATTGTATTTATTTTGTGCTTAACACTGCCATTTACACAGGTTGTGAGTGCAAATGAAGATTCTGAGAGCGGCGACATCACCATACTCTTTATTGGAAGCTTTATCAATGATCTTTTCCCTTTTGAAAACAATAGTTTAAAAAACAATGATGCCAAATCAGCACTTTTAGCGAACATGATAGAGGTCGCCAGATCAGAAAATCCAAACAATACCATTCTAATATCCACTGGAGATATTTTTAATAGATCCTTTTTAACAAGATATTTTAGAGAAAAACCTGTTATTGAGTTTATGAATTATCTTAAATTTGACACAATGACTCTGGGATTTTCCGAAGTAATGTCAAATACATACGAGATCTCAAGCTATCTAAAACAGCTAAGCTTTCCTGTCATCTCTATAAACAACGAGCGATTGAAAAATATGCTTGGGTTATCAGCTTACACTTTCGTTGAAAGAGGTGGGCTAAAAATTGCAATAATAGGCATATCAAATCCAGAAAAAGTTGCTGAATTAATACCAGGCAACCTCATTCAACCATATATTGATGATGCCAGAAAAGATGGAGCAGATTTAGTAACCCTCTTGAGCTCTATACCTGTAAACTTGGAAGAAATTTCAGGCGCCGACATAGCTATTATGAATGGATACAAAGACTTCCCTGAGGGATATAAGGTTGTAAACAAAATCATTTCAGCAAAAAGCGGAGGTTTTTTAGGTGAATTGAAAATAAACGTAGAAAAAGAAGATAACGGCTTCAAAGTAGATAAGGTCTCAGATTACTCGAAATCTCTATCTCTGGAAGACAACCCTCAATACGATAAATACGTTTTAGATATGATCAAAAACTATCAATCTACGCTTGAAAAAGATATGTCAAAAACCATTGGCGAAACCTCAACAGATATCGTAAACGAAGGCAGGAAATACGGCGAATCAAACGCAGGAGATATGATTTGTGATGCGATGAAAGAATACTCCAATTCTCAAATTGCCCTATTTGATACCCGATCAATAGGCTCTTTTACCATTCCAAAGGGACAGATTACTCTTAGACAAATATACTATGACATTTTGCCCTTTAGCAGAGTCATAATTGTAAAAAATCTAACTGGCAAACAAATATTAGATATCATAGGACATTCAAAAAAGTTGCAAGTTTCTGGAATTAAAGTAATCTACAATTCAAAGAGCCCTGAAGACCAGAGAGTTGAAGGTGTATATATAGGAGATAAACCTATTGAAAAAGATTTTGTTTATAGAGTGGCAATTAACGATTTCATAGCTTATACAAATGATTTATATTCTGTAACGGATGAAGAAGATGGTATAGATGGAGAAAGCGCAAGAGAAGTTTTAGCAAGATATATTAGAAAACACTCACCCATTAGCCCAAGAATTGAAGGCAGAATAATTTTACTATAA
- the hisS gene encoding histidine--tRNA ligase, with product MNYKAPKGTFDIFGKKAITYEKIESTGKKIMDLYGFTQIRTPIFEDAGLFTRSLGETSDVVQKEMYIFKDKGDRLLALRPEGTAPVIRSIIENNLAQNNSVKLFYTGQMFRYERPQAGRFRQFHQFGAEIVGTQDPISDFEIIDSSTKILKELGIEYELHLNSVGCKDCRPIYREVLIAFLKDHVNELCENCKNRMYKNPLRVLDCKEERCKLVTSNAPKITDYLCEDCKTHFEKLQNYLKKFKVEYTLNPRLVRGLDYYTKTAFEALNFSLGSQNAVLGGGRYDGLAEELGGKNLPGVGFASGIERLVAILEKSNKNFEKEHRFMIIPITSDEFEYALDLLVELRNFVSTLFPYDYKNLKSAMKLAAKSDCYYAVLIGPDEIKDNQISIKNLENGNQKSFPKVEFLNIINNERCNFGL from the coding sequence TTGAACTACAAAGCGCCCAAAGGAACCTTTGATATTTTCGGTAAAAAAGCCATAACTTACGAAAAAATAGAAAGCACTGGCAAAAAAATTATGGACCTCTATGGCTTCACGCAGATAAGGACTCCAATTTTCGAAGATGCAGGGCTTTTCACAAGAAGCCTTGGCGAGACATCAGATGTAGTGCAGAAAGAGATGTATATATTTAAGGATAAGGGAGACAGGCTTTTGGCTCTAAGACCAGAGGGCACAGCTCCCGTAATAAGGTCAATAATAGAAAACAACCTTGCCCAAAATAACTCAGTAAAACTTTTTTACACAGGTCAGATGTTCAGATATGAAAGGCCTCAGGCAGGCAGATTTAGGCAGTTTCACCAATTCGGAGCAGAGATTGTCGGCACGCAGGATCCTATTTCCGACTTTGAAATTATCGATTCTTCCACAAAGATATTAAAAGAGTTGGGCATAGAATATGAATTACACCTTAACTCTGTAGGCTGCAAAGATTGCAGGCCCATATACAGAGAAGTTTTAATTGCCTTCCTCAAAGACCACGTTAACGAACTATGTGAGAACTGCAAAAACCGAATGTACAAAAATCCATTGAGAGTTTTGGACTGCAAAGAAGAGCGGTGCAAGCTGGTTACGTCAAATGCCCCCAAGATCACAGATTATCTGTGCGAAGACTGCAAAACTCACTTTGAAAAACTGCAAAACTATCTTAAGAAATTTAAAGTTGAATACACTCTAAATCCTCGCCTTGTGAGAGGGCTTGATTATTATACAAAAACTGCATTTGAAGCTCTAAATTTCTCTCTTGGCTCACAAAACGCAGTGTTAGGCGGAGGAAGATATGATGGCCTTGCAGAAGAGCTCGGAGGTAAGAATCTGCCTGGAGTAGGATTTGCCTCAGGGATAGAGAGATTGGTTGCTATCTTAGAAAAGTCTAATAAAAATTTTGAAAAAGAACATAGGTTTATGATAATTCCCATAACAAGCGATGAATTTGAATACGCTTTAGATCTCTTGGTAGAATTAAGAAATTTTGTAAGCACTCTATTCCCATACGATTACAAAAACTTGAAATCAGCTATGAAGCTTGCAGCCAAATCAGATTGCTACTACGCTGTATTGATAGGTCCAGATGAAATAAAAGATAACCAAATAAGTATAAAAAATCTTGAAAACGGTAATCAGAAAAGCTTTCCTAAAGTTGAATTTTTAAATATTATAAATAATGAGAGGTGTAACTTTGGCTTATAG
- the aspS gene encoding aspartate--tRNA ligase, with the protein MAYRTHTLKEVDKSLENKTITICGWVNKRRDHGNLIFLDIRDRYSLLQVVVDPENKDTFKIAEEIRSEYVLQITGDLRRRPAGTENTKISTGEFELAASDIKILNRSKVPPFSISDEQKDYDEKLGLKYRYLDLRRSEKKAQLIKRHMITNIIRNHFVENDFLEIETPYLTKSTPEGARDFLVPSRLQPGSFYALPQSPQLFKQILMVSGFDRYFQIVRCFRDEDLRADRQPEFTQVDVEMSFIEPSDIMGITEDLFRKLNSKFGIECNYPIQTMKYDDAMNRFGTDRPDLRNPLEICDFTEILKNTQLKIFRTVIEKGGHIKGFILKNIQCSPTRPILEKINNMAKDFGLPGIAWILFDGSEIRSPIAKFLSEDEINSFKKIFDIGDKDAILLAAGKDGLLQSLGLLRIFLGNEFKLINEDEFKYLWVVDFPLFEYDEKEKRLSSVHHPFTAPHPEDLEKLDTDPLSVRSLAYDIVLNGNELGGGSIRINNTHLQSKIFKLLDISTEEAQIKFGFLLEALEYGAPPHGGIALGLDRITMLFTGAKSLRDVIAFPKTQSGTCLLTDAPSQVDRKQLDELSISVNIKEEQD; encoded by the coding sequence TTGGCTTATAGAACGCACACGCTAAAAGAGGTAGACAAATCCCTTGAAAATAAGACTATTACAATATGCGGCTGGGTAAACAAAAGGCGCGACCACGGAAATCTGATATTTCTTGACATTAGAGACAGATATTCTCTATTGCAAGTTGTGGTAGATCCAGAAAACAAAGACACCTTTAAGATAGCAGAAGAAATTAGATCTGAATACGTGCTGCAGATAACTGGAGATCTCAGAAGAAGGCCTGCAGGCACAGAGAACACAAAAATCTCAACTGGCGAATTTGAATTAGCCGCAAGCGATATAAAGATATTAAACAGATCGAAGGTGCCGCCATTTTCTATCTCAGACGAACAAAAAGATTATGACGAAAAATTAGGATTAAAGTATAGATACCTTGATCTCAGAAGATCTGAAAAAAAGGCACAGCTTATAAAAAGGCACATGATAACCAATATCATAAGAAATCACTTTGTAGAAAACGATTTTCTTGAGATAGAGACACCCTATCTTACTAAAAGCACCCCAGAGGGCGCCAGGGACTTTCTCGTGCCATCCAGGCTTCAGCCAGGCTCTTTCTATGCCCTTCCACAATCACCTCAGCTCTTCAAGCAAATTTTGATGGTAAGCGGATTTGATAGATATTTTCAGATAGTAAGGTGCTTTAGAGACGAAGACCTAAGAGCTGACAGGCAGCCAGAATTTACCCAGGTAGATGTCGAGATGTCTTTTATTGAGCCATCTGACATAATGGGCATCACAGAGGATCTATTTAGAAAATTAAACTCTAAATTCGGCATTGAATGTAACTATCCTATACAGACTATGAAATACGACGACGCTATGAATAGGTTTGGGACAGATAGGCCAGACCTCAGAAATCCCCTTGAAATATGCGATTTCACTGAAATTTTAAAAAATACGCAGCTAAAGATATTTAGAACTGTAATCGAGAAGGGCGGACACATCAAGGGCTTTATATTAAAAAATATTCAGTGCAGCCCCACAAGACCGATACTGGAAAAGATAAACAATATGGCAAAGGATTTTGGACTCCCAGGCATTGCATGGATACTATTCGATGGCTCTGAGATAAGATCCCCAATAGCAAAATTTTTATCTGAAGATGAAATAAACTCTTTCAAAAAAATATTTGATATCGGAGACAAAGATGCCATTCTTCTTGCTGCAGGTAAAGACGGCCTTTTACAATCTCTTGGTTTGCTAAGAATATTTCTTGGAAACGAGTTTAAGTTGATAAATGAGGACGAATTTAAATACTTGTGGGTTGTAGATTTTCCCTTGTTCGAATACGACGAAAAGGAAAAAAGGCTAAGTTCTGTTCATCACCCATTTACTGCCCCACATCCAGAAGACCTGGAAAAATTAGATACAGATCCACTTTCTGTTCGCTCCCTTGCCTATGACATCGTCCTAAACGGAAACGAATTAGGCGGAGGAAGCATTAGAATAAACAATACCCATTTGCAAAGCAAGATATTCAAACTCCTCGACATTTCGACAGAAGAAGCACAAATAAAATTTGGCTTTCTTCTGGAGGCACTAGAATATGGCGCCCCTCCGCACGGAGGCATTGCGCTCGGGCTCGACAGAATAACCATGCTCTTTACTGGTGCAAAATCTCTAAGAGATGTCATAGCCTTTCCGAAGACCCAGAGCGGGACCTGCCTTCTTACCGACGCACCCTCACAGGTGGACAGAAAACAGCTTGATGAATTGTCTATCTCTGTGAATATAAAGGAAGAGCAAGACTAA